The genomic segment tatattttattttctaatatgtaaaCCTTATTTTTATCAATGAGCCAAAACATATGATGCAGCGAGTGAAATTATTGCTTTCCTAATCAGATATCTCGGATTCGAGTCTTCAATTTAGAAAAATCCTTGTTAGAAAGCGTTTTTCTCAAATGAGTCATACGAAACACAAATCTAAATTAGTTGGATTTTAATGCGAATACCGAACAATCGAgtgaaaaaaccaaaaaagaaaaacatataccaattaataaaataagaatctttgataaataactgattaactatttattttttaatcaatttattcaaattatacATATAGTATAGtgattattttctaaaattaggCGATTGGTCGTTGTCCAACTGTTTAGAtgtctaaataattttattattataagtatCCCTTATTAACCAACCAAACGACCTTTAAGTATACGAGATGTCATAgataaaagtatttcataaattgagatagataatttcatcatttaagtgtattaaaaataagataaaataaataattttcaaaattaattaatatccAAATCAAGCATTGAATAAACTTAATTTCAAATTATTATCCTTATTCATTCAATGTACCAAATGATTCGTTTGATGtgcaaattaaattatttccaaaaataaaatttctgaATTAATTTATCTCACCTTTCAACGAGGTAAGATAATTCCAAATTGAATGGAAATCatatcttaaaattaaatttgagatTAAATTTAATGTATTTGGTTTAATTAAGGAATTGATTTCCAAAAAAATTATGTCATTAACTAAATAAGATACCCTTACCTATCCTAcatatcaaacaaatcattagGGCTTGTTTTGTTCGAGATTGTTATCACATCCCAAACGtatataaaataatactataatctCGAGATAAATACAGAATAAGTTATCCCTCTATTTCGTTccaactaaatataaaataaattcatcCTAATATTAATCCCTAGATCAGTCATTACCACACCTCGTTTGGTACAAAAGATAACTAATAtcgaaattaattttagaataagCTTATTCTATATttgattgaatattatttttatccctttgaGAATAGAATAACTAATCCCAGATAACTTGTTtgcaaccaaacgaccccttatagCTCATGACAAACAACCACTtagtggaaaagaaaaaaaaaagaaagagaaagaaaacaagaGTATTAGTAAGTACATTGTTTGTTAACCGAAACTACCAAAAGCATTACTACATTACTtgtctctcttttttctctcaaaCCTTCCAAACTTTTTAAGAGTTCATGGGAACTCTTCTTTACTTTCACTCATTCACTTTCCTATAGTTTCTTtacaatttttagtttatttccttttttttttttttttgtttccattGAAATTTTGTTATACATTTATGGAGAATAATAGTAACAAGAAATGTTTAGCTGAAGAGGATGACAAAAAAAACTGTACCAACAACAACCTTAATAGCAAATTTTTTCCTCCTCctctttttaaaaagttttttttttttttttttttttttttttttttttaaaattgatttcttgttatgtatatatttttgtgtATACTAAACTTGGGTGCTGTATATTGGTTTTGTTTCTGCTTTTTCCCATTTCTTAATTTGAGCTATGacttgtttttttcttcttcttgatttgttattttttgtgtgtatgtCACTGGGTGATGTATATGAGTTGTCCTTggatttcagttactatatgttgtttctttcttgtacttcgactattgtattattttgtttttgtactGTTCTTTTACTATTTGTTTTTGCTTTGTTTTAAGAtttacaagatgttttaggaatgtACAAGGACTTGTTGGAGGATCTATGGCTTTATTTTCCTCTcctgttattatttgttgttattttgccaagggtctatcggaaacaactttTTTACGTCACGAAGATAGGGGTAAGGTCGACATACATCCTATATTCCCCGGACCCCACTTGTTGGATTACACTTGATATGTCATTGTTTTTTTTTGTCCCTTTTCTTCTtgatttgttgttattttgtttgtgttttcactAACTTGGGTGCTAGGTATGAGTTCCTATTTTCTGCTTTTACGAGTAATTGGTAAAATTGTTGTCATATGACCAAGAGATCacgggttcaagccgtggaaaaacctcttgcagaaatgttgGGTAAGGatgcgtacaatagacccttatGCTCTGGCCTTTCGGTAGATCCcggcatagcgggagctttagtgtacTGGTCATTTCTCTCTTTGAGCTATGGCTTTTGGTGGGTGTCTATCATTATTCATCCTTATCTTGcttgtttgatttttgttgttggaATTTGATTCCCTTTAAAAAAGAGAGATTCTTTTTTGGGCTTGGATGTCACTCAATTTCCTCTTTTTCCTGGCTGAATTATCATTTTCTAGGATTTTTTCTTCTGTTTTATGATTTTAGAGATGTTTTAGGAATGTTCAAGGACTTGTTGAACTGTTTTGAGATGCTttacttgagtcgagggtctatacAAACAACCTCTTTATCTTTACGAGGTAGGTGTAGGGTCCACGTACACACTACCATCCCCGGACCTCACTTGTGAATTTTCgttggttatgttgttgttgttatttgggaAAACGGTGGATTTGGGTCTTCACCTAGTGCTTTGAATTATGAAGTTTTTTCCTTTGCTTGAACATCATTCTTGGAACTAATACTTTGTAACCGGTGCCACGTGCTAATTAATCCTTGTATTGGAGAAGTGTTTCAAGCGTATATCTTTGTTTGGTTGCAAATTGGTTAAGTTGTGTTTGTATGTCTTTAGGTTGGTGAATCAagtgaaatagtagaggaagtaCAACTCTGCGAACGGCAGAGGCAGCAAAACCTACCTCCGGAAGTACCTGAAAGAACCATTGATATACAAACAGAAGATTTTACGAGGATAGACATGCCCCCGTCACCATTTCAGACTTCCAAAAGAGTGCTTTTCTCTCCATCATCGAGCCCTAACCATGTTAGATTAAATGAATCTCCAGGTCCCTCGTTATCGAGGGCTAAATCCTCCATTAAATCTCTCCTCCCTAAATTAAGTTTAAAGTTCCGGAATAGGACGTCTGATATTGAAAAGGCTGCAATGTTAGCTCTTGGAGCCTCTCCCATGCCTCAGGACAAGCCTTCAATTTTCAGGTCTTTATCCGTTAAGAGAATTTTCACACCAAAGATGAAAAGAACTTCATCATTGCCGGTAACTCCAATAGAACACTCTAATCCAGAATCAGCGCATGGTGACTATGAAGATgcagcattttattcagttgtaaGTACTTATTTCTGTTCCTATCGTTAATGGTGTGATTGTAATCCGTATCTTCTTCCTAACTGTAAAATTCTCAGTGAGACTATGTTACATTGGGTAATAAATGTTAAGAAAGATGCAACTTTGGGTAACTCgctaaaagtagaaaaaaaacaAGTTATATATACCATATGTTTACATCTGTAAACTTTTGAATATGCAAGTAAGAAGCGTGGAACTCTTGTTTTTCCTCCTATTTTGTCGCTTTGTTACAGCCAGTCAATCATTCATTAGATTTTTAGTTGGAGGTTGAGGGTGTTGGAGTGGCGTGTTATTTTCGGCGTGCTATTTCCTCCTAGCGGAAGATCTCCAAACTAGTGTTATGCTGATTGATTATATGATGAAAAATCACTAGCCTGACCAATTCTTATTCTGAAATGATTTCTTTACAAATTAGAATAGTTGGACCTTCTCCATAAATGGTTAAAATAGATTAGAtatgattagggtagaaggcgAGTCTCGTCGTACTTATATGTTTGAGAGGTGGGGACTAGTCTCCTCTTCTTCTCTTCTCCTTCTTTAGTAGTATTCATATCGTatcttattcttcaatttttactACTACCTATAGCTTTATTTGCTTTGTTTGTCTCTCTCTTTTGCTGTCGTTATTTTCCTTCCAATCCTGCTTTGATTACACTTCTTTTGGGCTGAGGGTCTATCTGGGACAATCTCTCTACCTTTTCTGGTGAGGTCTACCAATAGTTAAATGAGTGTTCTCTAAGTCTTAATGCATCTACGTAGATGTTATATCTGGATGTATGTAGAGATCAGGGATCTTCTTACTGGTTTGTTGGCATAAATGTAAAGGTCTTTGTAATTTCACTTATCGTTCAAGATTTCCTTTGCTCTCATTTTCTCTAAATCTTAAAATTTCACCGTCTTCTAGAAAGGAGGACTGCATCCCATACCTCGCTCACATTCAGTGCCAACATTGTTCAAAGATGAGAGCTTAAAACAGATGGATTACGTAGGAAGTGTCTATCGTGTAGTCCCCTCAACTCCTCACATGCCAAGACATGATGCTACACCATTGAATGCAACTCCAACTGTTGGCTCAGGTAATTTATGTCTATAATCATGTTTGAGGCATTGTTACATGCTAAAGGCTTTTGTTGTGCAACCGTTGATTCTCTGTTAGATAAGTCTTTGATGCTTTGTTAAGTCTAAATTCACATACTCCCTCTGTTACAATTTGTTCgttttactttcctttttaatccgtttCAAAAAGCATGCCTCTTTCCTTTCTTAGCAgctctttaatttcaattttccacgttacatgcttaagaccacaagatctgcatatctttagtttaagaccacaaaattcaagtgtctttttactttcttaaactttgttctaagtcaaaaccaaacaaacaaattgaaatggagggagtatcatttatatttcaaaaaagtCATAACTCAAAATCTGGTTACTTTAGGAAATTGGATTTAATATCCTACATTTGGACACAGAATATTCTGTAAATTAGCTGACAGTATTCTTAGGTCGATAGACATCACTGCATTTTCAGCTTGAACCATACATTCACTCACCTAGGATAACTAACCTACACCTTTATTAGTGTTAATGGTTCAGATGAAAATGCTAATTTTGGTGAAGACATCACTCAAGAAGACGCTGTGTGCAGAATCTGCTTCGTTGAACTTGGGGAGGGTTCGGAAACTTTGAAGATGGAGTGTAGCTGTAAAGGTGAACTAGCCTTAGCTCATAAAGAATGTGCTATAAAATGGTTTAGCATAAAAGGAAACAAGATCTGTGatgtctgtaatcaagaggttcgCAACTTACCTGTCACTCTTTTGCggattcaaagtactaatcctaGAGGAAATGGAGCTCAAATTGAATCTGTCGGATACAGGTATGCACCTCAACTTCCTatcaaaatgaagaaatttttaaTCTAAATTACATGGTTTTTTACTTGATGTGTCAAAATGCTTGCAGGATTTGGCAGGACGTTCCTGTTCTCGTCATCGTCAGCATGCTTGCCTACTTTTGTTTTCTGGAGCAGCTTTTGGTGAGTAAAAGACTAATACAGCAATGTCATTCCTACTCCAGAATGGGGTCTTAAGTAGTGCTTGTTACAGGTTACCAGAATGGGATCTGGCGCGATCGCTATATCTCTGCCCTTTTCATGCATCTTGGGTCTTCTTGCATCCATGACAGCAACAACTATGGGTACATGAACTAAAAACAAACACTCTCCGTTTCAGACGCTTCTTTCAATTTCAGTTTAACAGTGTCGGATTTCACTTTTTCGATTCTGTTTGCTGCTATATATTATACAGTGAGATCACATATAAACGACATGCTTTATTTTGTTCAGTACAAAGGCGATATGCTTGGATTTATGCTGTCACTCAGTTTGCCTTGGTGGTTCTGTTTGCTCATGTGTTCTACTCAGTGGTAAGTAATGCTTCAGGTCAAATAAACAAAAATCTTAGGCATAATACATTTAAACAAACTCTTAACATGGCCTCGGCTGACAAGCAAACACTCCAACTTAAGAGTCTAGACACCTCAACTTGGTCTCAAGCtcagttgctcggactctccaaatacactatttttgcaGGATCTGACATGCACCCGTcggcatttttgaagagtccgagcaacataggtctCAAGTGACAACTTAACACTCCAACTTGTCCCCATTGTGTCTTGTAGACATGCAATGTTGACATGGCACATAAATTTTGGTGATGTCTAGATGATCATTGGGTAAGTTGAGAGTGTTCAACTGACACAATTGAGACGAGTTGTGAGGTGTCTAAATGTGTATATTCAAAGTTGGAGCGCTAACTTGCCACTTGAGGTCAAGTTTGAGTgtctgtttatgtattatgccatcATTTCACAAGACCTCGGGCTCAACCTAATACTAAAAACTCTTATGCTCGGAATTGTAGCTTCGAGTGCAGGCAGTTCTATCTATTCTTCTTGCTTCGTTTGCGGGTTTTGGAGGTGTAATGTGTGGAACTTCTTTTCTTCATGAGCTTATGAAATGGAGGAATAGATGGAATGCTGGGTCAACTGAGCAACATACTTCTCAAGAAGGGACACAGCCAAATCAATCATCAGAAGTTAGTTCTACACCTCAGGTAGAAAGCCAAACGCGTCAAGCCGAAGAAGCTGGTACTTCTGGAGTTGCCAATAGAAGTTGATACAGGCCAAACATAATCTCATTTTATCAAGAACCAAAGGAGAGTATACTATTTTCTGTCTCTTGTTAGCAAAATTATTGGAGCGTATAGCGCTAGTCGTTGCAAGTTGTGCAGCCGTACACAGTTTTCAGTTACACCAAAGCTCTCTCCGAACTTCAGAATTCTAAAGCGAGACTTGAAATGAATTCGACTGGAGGTTCTTGTTCTTTGTCAGTGTAGGAAGTGCGCCGGTTCATTGTTTGTTCCAGTAGCTAGGCAGTACATGAAAGGAAACTGAAATAATGTAAATACCAGAATGCAGAAATGATCTATTCTCCTTTCTAATTCTGTTGCAAAATTAGATCGTATACCCATCTTCTTTTACCTTTTCCATTCAATTGCTTGGCACATCTTTGTTCACTGGTATTTTGGCTACTTTTACATTCGATTAAGTAATAGTATATGCTTGTTTAATACTCCTTTGGTTTGTATGAATGTGCCTTCTAAACGTCCAATGAACTAACTATTACAAGCTACTTTTGGATCCACATTTCAAAAACCTTTTATGTGGaaacttcaaaattttcatgcaGGCAGGTGGTCACTGGTCATAGCATACTCTTCGCACGACAATCCACTTTGAAACTGACTTATTCGCTTGGCCGATCATCAGAATGTGCTATGCCCATGACCCCGGTTCCAAAGGTTTCGTGTATTCCCTATTGGGCCTGGgattggggggtggggggtgggagGGGGGGGTCTTTGACACTAACATACAGGCAGCATTCCAATGATACCAAGTCATGGACTAGTTTCTTCAGTCTTCTTTAAATGTGTTGGTATTCTATATGATCAACATAAGACTCCACTTGTTAGATATTACAGAGGTAAGTTGCAGGTCTTCATACTAGTCTCAGTTAAGAGTTTCACCAGACTGACCAACTTGCACAtgtaaaatttcatgaaaaaatgcCTTTAAATAAGCTTTATCAGCCTCATAATGCCATGGCAAAAATATGCACAGGGAAAAACAAGAGGTATCCAATTCAAATCAAATGTCAACCAGAAGTTTCTAGGCAAAATTGGATACAgatgaaacaaaaaagaaaacaaaaggggCAAAGGAGGGGCTGGGAGATCTATGAGGGTGGGAACTAGAAATTTACGCCGATTATTTCAGCCCATCAGCTTAAATATTCTTGTTAACATTTCATACTTACACGCCAAGGCACGCACTGTTCTTCCAACCTTTCTCTTGCTCCCAACAGCGTCTTCGTTGTTGGCTATACAATTGGTCGGTTAATCTCATCGCGCAACCTCTTGTCAAGTGCTTATTAGAAATGAGCAAACTAATTGAAGAGCAGTGAATGGTAGTATGTACGGAAAAAGACCCCACTTACTGCATCCGTCACTTAGCAAACTGTCGTGTAATTGTAATGTCATTGCTTGTAACTCGAAGAAAGAGCCTTCCCTGATATCGATGACTTCTCCTTCAGACTTGTACTCAATAAAGAATCTGAGTTGTTTGATTGGTTTTCACCAAAGCCTGGTCTCATCCAGATCTTAATATGCCCCTCGCGGCAGGCAGTAAGAACTGATTCATGAGTGAATGTTAAACCAGAGAGCGGCTCAGTATGAACACGATGAGTAACCAGTGgtgatatttttggaatgtctcGCATGCTTGGAGCAGGTTGCAAAGTACCCACGGGGCAAGCATTATCCCAATGTGACGACTGACTCCCTGTGCTGAAAGTTGGAGATCCACCAGGAGGACGGCGCATTGGTACTACAATTTCATCCATTTCTAGATCCCACAGAAGTAATTGTGTGTCCTGCAAAGAAATGTCAAGTTTGTCGACAGTCAAGCAAGGAGTTCAAGTACGTAAACCCCGCAATCAACCGTAGAGCTATTACCAATAATATCTTGTCATGAAATTATTAGTTCTGACTTCTAGCAAATTGCTATGCACATGAAATTATGAAGGTAGGACTCAAAACACCATCATCATGATAGGCAGAGGAAGCATGTCGCAGAAAAAAAACCTACCACAAATGAAATGCACTGAATGCAGAATGTTTCGATTTCACCCAAAAAAACACATAATCACTTGGTACATCGGAACAGGAGTAATCTAAGGGTCTTGAACATGCAAAAAGTCCTATTAAGGAGCAGAAAATGAATTATAATAGGTTAAAAAAAAGTCTAATCAGTCGGATGGATAGCTTTTACTTAAGTAAACATCAATATATCAAACCGCACAAGTATTCACAAAGTTATGTCCGCTAAAGACCTAAGAGGGGGAAAAGAAGATCAACTTTGATTTCAGTTCCTTCGTTGAGCaagatacaatttttttaaaactccGATAAAGTGTTCCTCTTGAATATGCACATATGAATCTAGATTTTTTTCTGTGGACACATATGAATCTAGATTTTGTAGCGATTCATGCAGCCTTAGTGTTTCATTAAAACATTACCTGACCAACAGAACCAAATCTGTAGACAACATTTTCATCCGTGCCATCTGAATTTGGTGCTGTCCAATATGAATCAAATGCCACTCCGCTTACCTATCAGACATGAATCAAGACAGTAAGGAAGGCTTGAATTTCACAAAGAAGAAAGGTTAGTCATTCTTATCAGCTACAAACTCACCCAAGAGTTGTGTCCCTCACCCCATGCAACTACTTTCCTTTCCTCCATGCTCCAAACCTGAACTAGGTCATCTTCTCCACCAGTTAAAATGTACTTGCCATCCATACTGTCAGTTCATTTACTCAGTAAAAATTTTCTCTAGTCAAAACATTGACAACAAGATGTTTGGGGGAAATTTGTGTAGTATTTACTATTAACGGAACGGATCCTAAGTTTAAATTGGAATGCAAAAGCAACTTCAAGACATAGATATATCTAGTACCTAAAACACGACAGACACTCACCTCCACGCACAACACAACAGAGCACCATAGTAGCTTTTCCCACCACATATAAGCTGTTCATTTTTATAGTCAAATACTCTCAGATAACCTGAATTTTATTAGTCATTATCAGCCGAGTTAACGATCAAAAGAACGAAagtaaaagatcaaaaaatagTCACTAGATGAAGAAAATACCATCTCTCCCTACAGTTGCAATATATGCTCCATCATTTGAGATAGCAATGCTATTTATTGAACCTTGACAGATA from the Capsicum annuum cultivar UCD-10X-F1 chromosome 9, UCD10Xv1.1, whole genome shotgun sequence genome contains:
- the LOC107843072 gene encoding uncharacterized protein LOC107843072 encodes the protein MYKDLLEDLWLYFPLLLLFVVILPRVYRKQLFYVTKIGVGESSEIVEEVQLCERQRQQNLPPEVPERTIDIQTEDFTRIDMPPSPFQTSKRVLFSPSSSPNHVRLNESPGPSLSRAKSSIKSLLPKLSLKFRNRTSDIEKAAMLALGASPMPQDKPSIFRSLSVKRIFTPKMKRTSSLPVTPIEHSNPESAHGDYEDAAFYSVKGGLHPIPRSHSVPTLFKDESLKQMDYVGSVYRVVPSTPHMPRHDATPLNATPTVGSDENANFGEDITQEDAVCRICFVELGEGSETLKMECSCKGELALAHKECAIKWFSIKGNKICDVCNQEVRNLPVTLLRIQSTNPRGNGAQIESVGYRIWQDVPVLVIVSMLAYFCFLEQLLVTRMGSGAIAISLPFSCILGLLASMTATTMVQRRYAWIYAVTQFALVVLFAHVFYSVLRVQAVLSILLASFAGFGGVMCGTSFLHELMKWRNRWNAGSTEQHTSQEGTQPNQSSEVSSTPQVESQTRQAEEAGTSGVANRS